A single window of Paenibacillus sp. SYP-B4298 DNA harbors:
- a CDS encoding GNAT family N-acetyltransferase — protein MSGLNYRLIERHELEQAYALESASYPEAAAATLEAFQYRKQWFPSFFWSAWDSGSGKLAGIANGVRTNARDCADDAMKAAHEDEAQGSRFCVLTVAVDSRFRRQGVGSELMRRVIASCREEGLEAIMLMCEPHLIGFYEELGFQYRGRSASEHAGMEWHELHLCLL, from the coding sequence ATGAGCGGGCTGAACTACCGCCTCATCGAGCGCCATGAGCTGGAGCAGGCTTACGCACTGGAGTCCGCCAGCTACCCGGAAGCCGCAGCGGCAACACTGGAAGCGTTTCAGTACAGGAAGCAGTGGTTTCCTTCCTTCTTCTGGTCGGCTTGGGATAGCGGCAGCGGGAAGCTTGCAGGCATTGCCAACGGTGTAAGAACGAATGCGCGGGACTGTGCAGATGACGCTATGAAGGCAGCGCATGAGGATGAAGCACAAGGCAGCCGCTTCTGTGTGCTGACGGTGGCGGTGGATAGCCGTTTCCGCCGTCAGGGTGTCGGAAGCGAGCTGATGCGGCGTGTTATTGCCAGTTGCCGTGAGGAGGGGCTGGAGGCGATTATGTTGATGTGCGAGCCGCATTTGATCGGATTTTATGAGGAGCTGGGATTTCAGTATCGGGGACGCAGCGCATCAGAGCATGCCGGCATGGAGTGGCACGAGCTGCACTTGTGCCTGTTATAA
- a CDS encoding phosphonate ABC transporter ATP-binding protein: protein MIKIDRLTKQIPGGPKVLSDVSFVAHKGEFVTIVGASGSGKSMLLKCLALREKWTSGKYTVEGTDILGNAWTGLRKIRREFAFLEEKPHLSPNRTALKNVLVGTKHQTPLWRMVTGMVRNDDYMGAMDTLEKLGLLDKARQKAEKLSGGERQRVAIARALVHGAKVLLADEPVGGLDPHSAENILKDLKELTKQGLTVIAVLHQSELAEKYSDRIIGLNQGQLVLDVRGRRLTTAEKMQL from the coding sequence ATGATCAAGATTGACCGTTTGACCAAGCAAATACCTGGGGGACCGAAGGTGCTCTCCGATGTCAGCTTTGTAGCGCATAAAGGCGAATTTGTCACGATTGTCGGCGCAAGCGGCAGCGGCAAGAGCATGCTTCTCAAATGTCTGGCATTAAGGGAAAAATGGACGTCCGGCAAGTATACCGTAGAAGGAACAGATATTTTGGGCAACGCCTGGACCGGGCTGCGCAAGATTCGGCGCGAGTTCGCCTTCCTGGAGGAGAAGCCGCATCTGTCGCCTAACCGCACGGCACTTAAAAATGTGCTGGTCGGCACAAAGCACCAGACGCCGCTGTGGCGGATGGTGACGGGCATGGTTCGCAATGACGACTATATGGGCGCCATGGACACGCTGGAGAAGCTGGGACTGCTGGATAAGGCACGGCAGAAGGCCGAGAAGCTGAGCGGCGGGGAGCGGCAGCGGGTAGCGATTGCCAGGGCGCTGGTGCATGGCGCCAAGGTGCTGCTGGCTGACGAGCCGGTCGGGGGACTCGATCCGCATTCTGCGGAGAATATTCTGAAGGACTTGAAGGAATTGACCAAGCAAGGGCTCACTGTAATCGCTGTTCTTCATCAGAGCGAGCTGGCGGAGAAGTACTCTGATCGCATAATTGGTCTCAATCAAGGCCAACTTGTGCTTGATGTGCGCGGACGGCGCCTGACGACGGCTGAGAAGATGCAGCTATGA
- a CDS encoding DUF3298 and DUF4163 domain-containing protein encodes MEHLNRQAGVYCMAFAAPAVIQPTRLTYPKIELWVPVVQGLENRNAMEKINQEIRAEVHRLVSSQGSLEDPRSEMIGWFETKTNEKDILSLSLFNYAYTGGAHGLTLQASLTFDTKTGKRYKLSELFKPGSDYRKRLDAIIGAQIKARDVPVFGPFEGIRPDQDFYIADRSLVVYFQLYEITPYVYGFPYFPIPVYDVQDIANEEGPLGVMLAND; translated from the coding sequence ATGGAACATCTTAATCGACAGGCAGGTGTCTATTGTATGGCTTTTGCTGCTCCGGCTGTCATTCAGCCTACCCGTCTTACTTATCCGAAGATTGAGCTGTGGGTGCCGGTCGTCCAGGGTCTTGAGAATCGCAATGCGATGGAGAAGATCAATCAGGAGATTCGGGCCGAGGTACACCGGTTGGTCAGCAGCCAAGGCTCGCTGGAGGACCCGCGCTCCGAAATGATCGGATGGTTCGAGACCAAAACGAATGAGAAGGACATACTCAGCCTCTCCCTGTTCAATTATGCCTATACGGGCGGGGCGCACGGGTTGACGCTTCAAGCCTCGCTGACTTTTGACACGAAGACGGGCAAGCGCTACAAGCTCTCTGAATTGTTCAAACCGGGCAGCGACTATCGCAAACGGCTGGATGCCATCATCGGGGCGCAGATCAAGGCGCGGGATGTACCCGTGTTTGGTCCGTTTGAGGGCATCCGACCGGATCAGGATTTTTATATTGCCGATCGGTCTCTTGTGGTCTATTTTCAGCTCTATGAGATCACGCCTTATGTCTACGGGTTTCCTTATTTCCCGATTCCAGTCTATGATGTGCAGGATATTGCCAATGAAGAAGGGCCGCTGGGCGTCATGCTGGCCAATGATTAA